One part of the Moorena sp. SIOASIH genome encodes these proteins:
- a CDS encoding PRC-barrel domain-containing protein encodes MTTEQIRPRSDILNTQVITRDNGKRLGVVKELLVDIDRRQVVALGLRDNLLAVAGMPKYMLLSSIRQFGDVILVDDQDVIEDIDVDAYSTLINSEVITETGELLGRVRGFKFNVEDGTVSALIIASIGLPQIPDQVISTYELPIDEIVSSGPDRLIVFEEAQEHLVQLTVGVLERMGIGKPPWEKDTEDPYYTPTARPENQLGTGIPIRTPISQTVENANRAQDAWDDDWQEPELEPIRREAPVPKKYVEARLEEDNWSDEREESPQPVRYEQPVYSSPEPSYGKTNTQDYDKYEVEGDAWDDDRSPEPYKAPRVNIPEKKKAPEYEEEAGY; translated from the coding sequence ATTACCCGTGACAATGGTAAGCGCCTTGGAGTCGTCAAGGAACTGTTGGTAGATATAGACAGACGGCAGGTTGTGGCACTGGGTCTGCGAGACAACCTCCTGGCAGTAGCCGGTATGCCAAAGTATATGCTCCTGAGCAGCATTCGACAATTTGGTGATGTCATCCTGGTAGATGATCAAGACGTTATCGAAGATATTGATGTCGATGCCTATAGTACCCTGATTAACAGCGAAGTGATCACCGAAACCGGTGAACTCTTAGGTCGGGTTAGAGGCTTCAAGTTCAATGTTGAAGATGGCACCGTTTCCGCCTTAATCATTGCATCAATAGGGTTGCCCCAAATACCCGACCAGGTTATTAGTACTTATGAGCTACCCATTGATGAAATTGTCAGCAGTGGTCCAGACCGATTAATTGTATTTGAGGAAGCTCAAGAGCATCTGGTCCAGTTAACCGTCGGGGTCTTAGAGCGTATGGGGATTGGCAAACCCCCTTGGGAAAAGGACACAGAAGACCCATACTATACTCCAACGGCTAGACCAGAAAATCAACTGGGAACGGGGATTCCAATACGTACTCCTATCTCTCAGACAGTAGAGAATGCCAACCGAGCCCAAGATGCCTGGGATGACGATTGGCAAGAGCCAGAACTAGAGCCGATCAGACGAGAAGCACCAGTCCCGAAGAAGTATGTGGAAGCCAGATTAGAAGAAGATAACTGGAGCGATGAACGGGAAGAGTCCCCTCAGCCAGTGCGCTACGAGCAGCCAGTCTATAGCTCACCTGAGCCTTCCTATGGTAAAACCAACACCCAGGACTATGACAAGTACGAAGTCGAGGGTGATGCCTGGGATGATGACCGCTCCCCAGAGCCTTACAAAGCACCGCGAGTCAACATTCCTGAAAAAAAGAAAGCTCCAGAATACGAGGAAGAGGCTGGTTACTAA